From Synchiropus splendidus isolate RoL2022-P1 chromosome 10, RoL_Sspl_1.0, whole genome shotgun sequence, the proteins below share one genomic window:
- the LOC128766292 gene encoding olfactory receptor 11A1-like, giving the protein MENVSLVTELTLEGLNFPWEQRVVLFCVTLLWYLMILAGNIIIIVAIILDKSLHEPMYIFLCNLCINSLYGTVGFYPKFLFDLLNSHVISYAGCMLQGYVIHSSVCCDFSLLALMALDRYVALCRPLIYHSVMTKRRVYVLVILSWIVPLFCMFMNTATLLQTQLCGSHINRLYCINFMIVRLACSPPLANVYVSYFNIFFYFGHFLLIIWSYLYLVKTCLFGKKNWAKFMQTCVPHIISLSVSTFSVLLDLLYMRFGSSNLSQNLSNFMAMEILLIPPLLNPVVYGMNLTKIRTWIFKVVHLNWTEAECQNATES; this is encoded by the coding sequence ATGGAGAATGTTTCACTGGTCACAGAGCTTACCCTGGAAGGTTTAAACTTTCCTTGGGAACAACGGGTGGTGCTGTTCTGTGTCACTTTGCTCTGGTATCTGATGATCTTGGCGGGtaatatcatcatcattgtggCTATTATTTTGGACAAAAGCCTCCACGAACCAATGTATATCTTTCTGTGCAACCTGTGTATTAATTCTTTGTATGGGACCGTCGGGTTTTACCCCAAATTTCTTTTTGATCTGTTGAActctcatgtcatttcataCGCAGGTTGCATGCTGCAGGGTTATGTCATCCACTCTTCCGTCTGTTGTGACTTTTCTCTCTTAGCGTTGATGGCGCTTGACCGATATGTGGCTCTGTGTCGACCTCTAATTTACCATTCTGTGATGACCAAACGGAGAGTGTATGTGCTGGTGATCCTGTCATGGATTGTTCCTTTGTTCTGCATGTTCATGAACACTGCTACTCTCCTGCAGACGCAGCTGTGTGGCTCGCACATCAACAGGCTTTACTGTATCAACTTCATGATTGTCAGGCTCGCCTGCTCGCCGCCTTTGGCCAACGTTTATGTTTCCTActtcaatatctttttttattttgggcatTTTTTGTTAATCATTTGGTCCTATTTGTATCTTGTTAAAACATGTTTGTTCGGTAAAAAAAACTGGGCAAAGTTCATGCAAACATGTGTTCCTCATATAATATCTCTCAGTGTCTCGACCTTTTCTGTGCTTCTGGATTTGCTGTACATGAGATTTGGCTCGTCGAATTTATCCCAAAACCTCAGTAATTTTATGGCAATGGAGATTCTGCTAATTCCCCCGTTGTTGAATCCTGTTGTTTACGGAATGAATCTTACAAAAATTCGCACTTGGATTTTTAAAGTTGTACACTTGAATTGGACGGAAGCAGAATGTCAAAATGCTACTGAAAGTTGA